From a single Schistosoma mansoni strain Puerto Rico chromosome 4, complete genome genomic region:
- a CDS encoding putative transcription factor sp8,sp9, producing MSAYINENPILSVFIPKGEKMISSENENKDNNLFDMKLPTNILWKTHEHLPVTQPSITEYSPNYIDNVTAITDMTNSHFIPRSDGINQPSLHVHNDFNPIYHSNELQTQTSKEFKGLSSNDRHFQSIIPSRSVLTPSCSTIATSLSEQEENKKDFPANYNLLSSTYYQQFLLKHCNRNVTDEATNLMDENYCNSLIMSSYVNHLQNSEDLICKSNINNSFTSTNTITTTTTASTSATNVTNIHATNFNTSSIRSPSHNQLIHENYEFNRNPTNLQHHHRHHYVNPDGNNFSGNINKHYNPGIHESYLPWTEYCNNSDYNIDYLNNDHKNSDYITETDSLKNEENFLVKQYQNQQSYWLNDIHNWVNNRFSHDTVNDVLMPTIINNDKIPLTINPICSSLKNHPSSVDQSVFDTNSNNNNNVSNQNQLLNIQMNDPYCFITRAEDKNINQNSIESYLYSNLETDCRRTFHSPLSIGEKCLNFSGNTSNFWSNNMCNLLNTTDRYKSILMAAASVQYPTYNHHLNNNNNNNSSEQSEYATLYETFLSTNNNPNGSIDMNIEPKCSMFTNNQIDNESRVNASINMSKNLFSQSPSPSSPLSGETKVSLNVEHRLNPSRSSTLLTINSNNNNDNSNTIKRYVGRPTCDCPNCQELDNLNLTNPNIASELRRKNLHNCHVPGCGKVYNKTSHLKAHLRWHTGERPFVCNWLLCGKRFTRSDELQRHLRTHTGEKRFLCPVCHKRFLRSDHLNKHIRTHSDLTTTAANENNEQNLIKSVDKQYLTMNTTNTTSTTTSTSNTTNTLISSNVNDNNINTDRHTPLSTSSNHNIEDNFNEYTM from the coding sequence ATGTCGGCTTATATAAACGAAAATCCCATTTTATCTGTATTCATTCCTAAGGGTGAAAAAATGATTTCTTcggaaaatgaaaataaagataataactTATTTGATATGAAGCTACCGACGAACATATTATGGAAAACGCATGAGCACTTACCAGTTACCCAACCTTCCATCACAGAATACTCTCCAAATTATATAGATAATGTAACTGCTATCACAGATATGACAAATTCACACTTCATACCAAGGTCTGATGGTATTAATCAACCTAGTTTACATGTACACAACGAtttcaatccaatttatcactCGAATGAACTACAAACACAAACATCCAAAGAATTTAAAGGGTTATCATCGAATGATAGACATTTTCAATCAATAATACCTTCTAGGTCTGTATTAACACCATCATGTTCAACAATAGCTACATCTTTAAGTGAACaggaagaaaataaaaaagattttcCAGCAAATTATAATTTACTATCAAGCACATATTATCAAcaatttttattaaaacattGCAACAGAAATGTAACTGATGAAGCCACTAATTTAATGGATGAGAACTATTGTAATTCATTGATTATGTCATCTTATGTTAATCATTTACAAAATTCAGAAGATTTGATTTGTAAAAGCAATATCAATAATTCTTTTACTAGTACTAAtactattacaacaacaacaaccgcTTCTACTTCTGCTACTAATGTCACCAATATACATGCTACTAATTTCAATACAAGTAGTATAAGATCACCGAGTCATAATCAGTTAATTCATGAAAATTACGAATTCAATAGGAATCCTACAAACTTGcaacatcatcatcgtcatcattatGTTAACCCTGATGGAAATAATTTTTCTGGAAATATAAACAAGCATTATAATCCAGGAATACATGAGAGTTATTTACCTTGGACAGAATATTGTAACAATAGTGATTATAACattgattatttgaataatgatCACAAGAATAGTGATTATATAACAGAAACTGATTCATTGAAAAATGAAGAGAATTTTCTTGTAAAACAATATCAGAATCAACAATCCTATTGGTTGAATGATATACACAATTGGGTAAATAATAGATTTTCACATGATACTGTTAATGATGTATTAATGCCAACAATtatcaataatgataaaatcCCGCTTACAATTAATCCCATATGCAGTTCACTTAAAAATCATCCTTCTTCAGTTGATCAATCTGTATTTGATACCAacagcaataataataacaatgtgaGTAATCAaaatcaactattaaatattCAAATGAACGATCCATATTGTTTTATTACAAGAGCCGAAGataaaaatatcaatcaaaactcaattgaatcatatttatattcaaaTCTTGAAACAGACTGTAGACGAACATTTCATTCACCACTGTCTATTGGAGAGAAATGTTTAAATTTTAGTGGAAATACTTCAAATTTTTGGTCAAATAATATGTGTAATCTATTAAACACGACTGATCGATATAAATCAATCTTAATGGCTGCTGCTAGTGTGCAATATCCAACATATAATCAtcatcttaataataataataacaataactcaTCAGAACAATCTGAATATGCAACACTCTACGAAACATTTCTTTCTACTAACAATAATCCTAATGGCTCCATAGATATGAATATCGAACCGAAATGTTCAATGTTCACTAATAATCAAATAGATAATGAAAGCAGAGTAAACGCATCGATAAATATgtctaaaaatttattttctcaATCACCATCTCCATCATCACCGTTATCTGGTGAAACAAAAGTATCATTGAATGTTGAACATCGACTCAACCCTTCAAGGTCATCAACGTTATTaacaataaatagtaataataataatgataattctaATACAATTAAACGATATGTTGGCCGACCAACATGCGACTGTCCTAACTGTCAAGAATTAGACAATTTAAATTTAACAAATCCAAATATAGCAAGTGAATTGAGGCGAAAGAATTTACATAATTGTCATGTACCTGGTTGTGGTAAAGTCTACAATAAAACAAGTCATTTAAAGGCACATTTAAGATGGCATACAGGTGAACGTCCATTTGTATGTAACTGGTTGTTATGTGGTAAACGATTTACACGTTCTGATGAACTACAACGTCATTTACGTACACATACTGGTGAAAAACGCTTTCTTTGTCCTGTTTGTCATAAACGTTTTCTTCGAAGtgatcatttaaataaacatatacGTACACATTCTGATTTGACAACAACAGCCGCAAacgagaataatgaacaaaatttaattaaatcagtCGATAAACAGTATTTAACTATGAATACAACAAACACTACCTCCACAACTACTAGCACTTCCAATACTACTAACACTCTTATCAGTAGTAAtgtcaatgataataatattaatactgATAGACATACACCTTTAAGCACTTCATCCAATCATAATATCGAagataattttaatgaatatacTATGTGA